The Acidobacteriota bacterium genome includes the window CGTGCCGCCGTACGATGCCGATTTACCCTGGGAATCTTGCGGGTGATGCAATCACATGTCCGCTGGCGGACGATCGGCGACCGGACGTATCACGCAACACACAACATTCTTCGAGCCACGTTGCGATCAGTTGCCCGAGGCCTCCCCGCACGCGTCAACGGCGAAGGCCCGATAGGCCAGGTTGCCGGCGGCGACGCCACCCACATGCGTTGCCGTCGCGGTCGACGGTGAACAGTCCATCCCAGCGGGGCATGGAATCTCGAGGTCCGTGTCGAGGTCGTACACCGTGATCAGGTAGGCGTCAGCACCGGCAACCGCGTTCCAAGACAGATCGATGTCGCCGCCGTTAATGGCAGTGAAGGGCGTCACCCCATCGCCGACGCGAAACGTGACACCGTCGAGCCGCGCCGGGTCTTCGAGGATCTGGTAGAACGCGCCGGACTGGAACGTCGTGACATCGAGGATGTCGGGGTCGGTGTAATCGATGGCGGTGGTGACCGTGGCTCGTACGTCGCTGCCTCCCCAACCGCTGATCACATAGGACGTCGGCTCGGAACCGGCAGGTGCACTCAGATAGCCCCCCTCACCGGGCAACGGCGAATGGTTCGGGTTGCCGGTCCAGTCTGCCAACGCCTCGGGCGTTGTCTCGGTTCCCCACGAGACGACGTAGCCATAGTTGGCGATGTTGGGTTCGCCGTTGAGGTTGGAGCCATCGTCCGGCAACGACCAGTCGACGCGGGTTCCCGAGAGACACGCGTCGGCGGTCATCTGAACCGGTGGGAACGGCCCCCACGTGAAGTCGGCGCCGTCGGACGTGTTGCCGTTGGCCGACCAATCGGTGCCCGTGATCGTGTCGTTGTTGGACGACGAGACGCTGGCCAGCAACCCGTACGTATCGTTGACCCAGAAGAAATCGAAGGTGCGGTTGGGAGTCGATCCCAGGGCACACGAGACGATGAAATCCAGACCGGCAATCAGGTCGGTGTCTTGACGCATCAGGAGTGACGGCAGGTAGTTGCCGGCGGGCACGTGGACGAACCCGTCCTCGAGGACTGTCATCTGAAATCCGGAATTCCCCGCCAGTTGCCCCTGGGCACGTGGCTGCGGGATCGTGCAGCCGGGATAGCACTGATCCCCGCACTGAGACGCGGCGGTCAGGCGCAGGCCGTTGCCATCGTTGCACGACGGCCAGTTGCCGGAGTTCCAGACATCGCCGACCCCCATGGTGGCGGTGGCGTTGTCGGGTCCGGTGAACTGGAAGAACCGCAAGAAGCGATCGGCTCCTCCCGCGCTTTGCTCGAAACAGACCTGGGTTCGATCGGACGCGTTCAGCACATCCTGTCCGGTGAACGGAACGTCGATGGATGGATTCGCGCCGGTGTCGTTGTCGTTGAGGGCGAAGAAGTCCTCGGTGTAGAGCGTGCCGAGGTCATCGTAGGTCGCGATCTTGAGGTAGGCCTGCCAGGTGCCGTCCGGCGGGGTGGCCGTCACGTCGCGCGTCGTGCAGTTGGCGAAACAGGGCGCCCCTGCCTGGTCGTCACGGGTGGAGTTGAACGTGCGGAAGTTCAGCACCGCCGTGTCGAGAGCCCCGAACTCCCAGACCTCCGGGAGTGTGACCTGCGAACCCGGATCATCGCCGTCCGGTTGGATGACGACATTGCTGGCGTCGGTGGCGATCATCGTCGGGATATCGATCCATGCCGGGTGGATCGCCGACAGGACCGTGTCGTTCACCGTGGTGTACTGAAGGAACCCGGTTCGTCCCGGTGTCAGACGATTGCTGAACGTCTGATAGTCGATCGTCATCAGGTTGTCGGCCTCGGGCGAGAAGCTCTGCAGCGTTTCGAGCTTGTCGACGACGAAGCCGTCGGCTCCCGGACGCCCCGTCAACCCTGCCAGGGCCCGTCCCTGCCGATCCAGGAAGAGGTAGGAAGTCGGCGCGGAGTTGTCCCGCAGGTCGCGAGTCTCCACGAGCAGAACCTCGGCCGGTCCCATTCCCGTCACGAGCAGTCCTTCGGCGACGACCCGCTGGCGACGCTGGATCCGTACACCGCTGTCGTCTCTTGCCGTCTCCAGGTGCCGGTCCCCAAGCCGCAGAGGTGCCATGGCAGGTCGTGTGCTCTCCCAGCGCAGGCCCGCCGAAAACTTTGGCGTCCATAACGGTTGGTCAAGCTCGCCTGACGAGTCGAGAAGACGACACGCGTCGCGGGTCGTGAAATCTTCCGGGCAGAGAGCCAGCTCCGCGCCGACCCGGTCGGCCTCGGTGCTGAGTCCGGCGTCGATCGGTTGCATCACCGACCACGATCGCCGTTGCCCGACCTTCTCGTAGGATCGAAGATCCCAGAACGTTCCACCGAAGAACGAATCGGTGAGGATGAGGAGCGACTCACCCGAAGCCGGCTCGTGTACCTGCAAGGTGAAACGGATCTCCTCGGAAAGCTGTTGTCGTTGCACCTCGATCGGTGCGGCGATGATCGCGCCGATACCGAATAGCAACCCGAGGCAGCATAGAAGCGTGGTGGTCAGTCTTCGATTCAGGTTCATGGCAGGTTCCCCCCAAACAAGCGTCCCCGGAATGTACGGTCATTTCCCCTGACTGGTTTCGGCCACGCCACCCCACGCGTAATGCAGGGCGATCGAGGCCCGACGATCCACGATATCGCCGAAAATATGCTGTTGGATGTCGTCGTCGAGGAGGTTGCTGACCTGTGCGGTGATCTCCAGCGGAGATCGTCGGAATCGGTAGCCACCCTTGAGCCCGACCAGTGTGTAGTCGGGAACATAGCCCCAGAAGTCCGACGTCAAGACATCCTGCCAGAACGTCTCACCGACATGATCGATGTTTAGCGACGTGTACCACTGTGCTCGGTCAAGTCGCGCAGAGAACGCGATCCTGTTCTCGGCAGGGATGTTGACAAACGATGCAGTATCAGCGACGAGACCGTCGCCATCCAGATCCATTCCCGCTGCGTCCTCGGCGATCACCGTGTCGATCCGACGATCCATCGGGATCCCGTCTGCGCGCGGGATACTCTGCCAGGAATAGTTCAACCCCAACGAGAGTCCGTTCGGTCCGTTCCAGTGGGTTCCGAGTTCGATTCCCCAGTTTCGTGCCGTCGCACCATTGTCGTACTGGAACAGAGACGGGATCTCACCATCGAGCAGGATCGACAGGGCTTCGTTGTAGGTTACCGCTCCGAACTGCGGGCAGAGTTGATTGAACGGTGGCAACGCATTGAGATACGGACAGACATCGACCGCCGGTGCTTCGTCAATGCCGTTGCCGTCGGGATCGGTTGGCAGGATGACATCGTCCAGGGTCCCGAACAGGCCGTCCACCCCCAGGCCGTAGCTGCCCTTCTGCGGAAAGTCGATCCCCTCCTCGGAGTTCGTCCGATAGACCGCCGCCGAGAGATCGAAGTCTCCTAGCTGTGCTGCATAGCCGATCTCGATCGAGCGCGTCGATTCTTCCTTCAACTCTCGCGAGCCGAGTGCCGATGTCACGGCGATATAGTCCGGAACCTCACCGGGCGGTGCACCGCAATTGTCGGGTTGCGACTGGCAGACGACCGCAGCGATCGGTTCGAAGAAGCCGAACGGGAACAAGTTGGGATCGATGACCTCGGCATCGAGCTCCGCCCAGTCGATGATCGCGACGGGAATCGTCGGCACCAACAGGTCGCTCTCGATCACCGACGGAGAGCGGAACGCCTGACCCCACGCCAATCGAATCGTCTGGGTCTCGTTCGGTTTGAACCGCAGCGCGGCTCGCGGCGAGAGGACCGTGCCGATGGTCTCGGTGAAATGATCGATTCGGGCGCCGGCGTCGAGCCACACCCTGTCGTGAAGCCTGAGATCCGTCTCCGCGAAGATGCTGAACTGGGTCCGCACCTTTCCATCCGGCGCGATGCTCAGTTCGTAGCGAGTTCGTTGCACCTCGCTACCCCAGGCGAGGATGCCACGGCTCCCGAGCAGCGTCTTTCCGCGGAACGCGGAATGCACCTTCCCGGATCGAAAGCCGAACGGGATCGCGTTGATCAGGTTGAGGGCCCCGCCGTCAAACCACGACGCATCGATCTGTGCCTCGT containing:
- a CDS encoding TonB-dependent receptor, with the protein product MIRLLLILLLVATPAWSAPDEKDDEAEGKKKKRKKTITETVVVSASATTQALLDSPTAVSVIDGEALETGSGEQLTDHLRRVPGINVVQFSSRDVNISSRGATGGINNSTLALADGRSIYQDFLGFILWEFAPTDFSLVDRVEVVRGPSSSLWGANAVGGLVHIITKSPAETLGGRLSITSGSYASRRIDAQHSFLVGDWALRIKGSFFEADAFRRPQTITNLFGEVVDPDLGLIEDGFRDSGTDQPSLDLRADWESESGARWILQGGWGRTRGWIATGLGPFDIDPGTSNSYVQGRYQYGPYEAQIDASWFDGGALNLINAIPFGFRSGKVHSAFRGKTLLGSRGILAWGSEVQRTRYELSIAPDGKVRTQFSIFAETDLRLHDRVWLDAGARIDHFTETIGTVLSPRAALRFKPNETQTIRLAWGQAFRSPSVIESDLLVPTIPVAIIDWAELDAEVIDPNLFPFGFFEPIAAVVCQSQPDNCGAPPGEVPDYIAVTSALGSRELKEESTRSIEIGYAAQLGDFDLSAAVYRTNSEEGIDFPQKGSYGLGVDGLFGTLDDVILPTDPDGNGIDEAPAVDVCPYLNALPPFNQLCPQFGAVTYNEALSILLDGEIPSLFQYDNGATARNWGIELGTHWNGPNGLSLGLNYSWQSIPRADGIPMDRRIDTVIAEDAAGMDLDGDGLVADTASFVNIPAENRIAFSARLDRAQWYTSLNIDHVGETFWQDVLTSDFWGYVPDYTLVGLKGGYRFRRSPLEITAQVSNLLDDDIQQHIFGDIVDRRASIALHYAWGGVAETSQGK